A DNA window from Hordeum vulgare subsp. vulgare chromosome 1H, MorexV3_pseudomolecules_assembly, whole genome shotgun sequence contains the following coding sequences:
- the LOC123405502 gene encoding UDP-glycosyltransferase 86A1 isoform X1: MAENGTGGRKKPHAVVIPYPLQGHVIPAAHLALRLAARGFAVTFVNTESVHQQTARALGADRRSYDIFAGARAPGKEEEEEEERLDVRYELVSDGFPLGFDRSLNHDQFMEGVLHVLPAHVEELLRRVVVDPASTCLVADTFFVWPATLAGKLGVPYVSFWTEPALIFNLYYHMDLLAMHGHFKCKEPRKDTIMYIPGVPAIEPHELMSYLQETDTTSVVHRIIFKAFDEARRADYVLCNTVEELEPSTIAALRAEKPFYAVGPIFPAGFARSAVATSMWAESDCSQWLDAQPPGSVLYISFGSYAHVTRQELHEIAGGVLASGARFLWVMRPDIVSSDDPDPLPEGFAEASAGRGLVVPWCCQVEVLSHAALGGFLTHCGWNSVLESVWSGVPMLCFPLLTDQFTNRRLVVREWRVGVPIGDRGAVFADEVRARIEGVMSGKEGEELREAVEKVRTTLKAAAAQGGSSQRSFDEFVDELTRRCGGC, from the exons ATGGCGGAAAACGGCACCGGCGGCCGGAAGAAGCCGCACGCCGTGGTGATCCCGTACCCGCTCCAGGGCCACGTGATCCCGGCGGCGCACCTGGCCCTGCGCCTGGCGGCGCGCGGGTTCGCCGTCACCTTCGTCAACACGGAGTCGGTGCACCAGCAGACCGCGCGTGCGCTCGGAGCCGACCGGCGGAGCTACGACATCTTCGCCGGCGCGCGAGCtccggggaaggaggaggaggaggaggaggagcggctgGACGTGCGGTACGAGCTGGTGAGCGACGGCTTCCCACTGGGCTTCGACCGGTCGCTGAACCACGACCAGTTCATGGAGGGCGTGCTGCACGTGCTCCCGGCGCACGTCGAGGAGCTGCTCCGCCGCGTCGTCGTGGACCCGGCCTCCACCTGCCTCGTCGCCGACACCTTCTTCGTGTGGCCGGCCACGCTCGCCGGGAAGCTCGGCGTGCCGTACGTGTCCTTCTGGACCGAGCCGGCgctcatcttcaacctctactaccACATGGACCTGCTCGCCATGCACGGCCACTTCAAATGCAAAG AGCCACGGAAGGACACGATCATGTACATCCCAGGCGTGCCGGCAATCGAGCCGCACGAGCTCATGTCCTACCTCCAGGAGACGGACACCACCAGCGTGGTGCACCGCATCATCTTCAAGGCCTTCGACGAGGCGCGGCGCGCCGACTACGTCCTCTGCAACACCGTGGAGGAGCTGGAGCCGTCCACCATCGCCGCCCTCCGCGCCGAGAAGCCCTTCTACGCCGTCGGCCCCATCTTCCCCGCCGGCTTCGCCCGCAGCGCCGTCGCCACCTCCATGTGGGCCGAGTCCGACTGCTCCCAGTGGCTGGACGCGCAGCCGCCGGGCTCCGTCCTCTACATCTCCTTCGGCAGCTACGCGCACGTCACCAGGCAGGAGCTGCACGAGATCGCCGGCGGGGTCCTTGCCAGCGGCGCAAGGTTCCTGTGGGTGATGCGGCCGGACATTGTCAGCTCCGACGACCCTGACCCGCTGCCCGAGGGGTTCGCCGAGGCGTCCGCCGGCCGCGGCCTCGTGGTGCCGTGGTGCTGCCAGGTAGAGGTGCTCTCCCACGCCGCGCTGGGTGGCTTCCTGACGCACTGCGGGTGGAACTCCGTGCTGGAGAGCGTGTGGTCGGGAGTGCCAATGCTCTGCTTCCCGCTGCTCACCGACCAGTTCACTAATCGCCGGCTCGTCGTGCGGGAGTGGCGCGTCGGCGTGCCCATCGGGGACCGTGGAGCGGTGTTCGCCGACGAGGTGAGGGCCAGGATCGAGGGCGTCATGTCCGGGAAAGAGGGGGAGGAGCTCCGGGAAGCGGTGGAGAAGGTGAGGACGACGCTCAAGGCGGCCGCGGCACAAGGTGGGTCGTCGCAGCGGAGCTTTGATGAGTTCGTCGACGAGCTAACACGCCGTTGCGGCGGATGTTAA
- the LOC123405502 gene encoding UDP-glycosyltransferase 86A1 isoform X2 translates to MMAQKEIGIAATSGGKAKPHAVVVVYPLQGHVIPVTHLALRLAVRGFAVTVVNTEAVHHQTARALGVDPAGHDFFDGARASVPEMDVRYELVSDGLPVGFDRSLHHDEFMGSLLHALSGHVEELLGRVVVDPAATCLVADTFFVWPATLARKFGIAYVSFWTEPALIFNLYYHVHLLTNNGHFGCNEPRKDTIMYIPGVPAIEPHELMSYLQETDTTSVVHRIIFKAFDEARRADYVLCNTVEELEPSTIAALRAEKPFYAVGPIFPAGFARSAVATSMWAESDCSQWLDAQPPGSVLYISFGSYAHVTRQELHEIAGGVLASGARFLWVMRPDIVSSDDPDPLPEGFAEASAGRGLVVPWCCQVEVLSHAALGGFLTHCGWNSVLESVWSGVPMLCFPLLTDQFTNRRLVVREWRVGVPIGDRGAVFADEVRARIEGVMSGKEGEELREAVEKVRTTLKAAAAQGGSSQRSFDEFVDELTRRCGGC, encoded by the exons ATGATGGCGCAAAAAGAGATCGGCATAGCAGCGACGAGCGGCGGCAAGGCCAAGCCGcacgcggtggtggtggtgtaccCGCTGCAGGGCCACGTGATCCCCGTGACGCACCTCGCGTTGCGGCTGGCGGTGCGGGGCTTCGCCGTCACAGTCGTCAACACGGAGGCCGTGCACCACCAGACGGCGCGCGCGCTCGGCGTCGACCCAGCCGGACACGACTTCTTCGACGGCGCGCGCGCGTCGGTGCCGGAGATGGACGTGCGCTACGAGCTTGTCAGCGACGGCCTCCCCGTAGGGTTCGACCGGTCATTGCACCACGACGAGTTCATGGGCTCGTTGCTCCACGCGCTCTCCGGCCACGTCGAGGAGCTGCTTGGCCGCGTCGTCGTCGACCCGGCCGCCACCTGCCTCGTCGCCGACACCTTCTTCGTGTGGCCGGCGACGCTCGCCAGGAAGTTCGGCATCGCGTACGTGTCCTTCTGGACCGAGCCTGCgctcatcttcaacctctactaccACGTTCACCTGCTCACCAACAACGGCCACTTCGGTTGCAACG AGCCACGGAAGGACACGATCATGTACATCCCAGGCGTGCCGGCAATCGAGCCGCACGAGCTCATGTCCTACCTCCAGGAGACGGACACCACCAGCGTGGTGCACCGCATCATCTTCAAGGCCTTCGACGAGGCGCGGCGCGCCGACTACGTCCTCTGCAACACCGTGGAGGAGCTGGAGCCGTCCACCATCGCCGCCCTCCGCGCCGAGAAGCCCTTCTACGCCGTCGGCCCCATCTTCCCCGCCGGCTTCGCCCGCAGCGCCGTCGCCACCTCCATGTGGGCCGAGTCCGACTGCTCCCAGTGGCTGGACGCGCAGCCGCCGGGCTCCGTCCTCTACATCTCCTTCGGCAGCTACGCGCACGTCACCAGGCAGGAGCTGCACGAGATCGCCGGCGGGGTCCTTGCCAGCGGCGCAAGGTTCCTGTGGGTGATGCGGCCGGACATTGTCAGCTCCGACGACCCTGACCCGCTGCCCGAGGGGTTCGCCGAGGCGTCCGCCGGCCGCGGCCTCGTGGTGCCGTGGTGCTGCCAGGTAGAGGTGCTCTCCCACGCCGCGCTGGGTGGCTTCCTGACGCACTGCGGGTGGAACTCCGTGCTGGAGAGCGTGTGGTCGGGAGTGCCAATGCTCTGCTTCCCGCTGCTCACCGACCAGTTCACTAATCGCCGGCTCGTCGTGCGGGAGTGGCGCGTCGGCGTGCCCATCGGGGACCGTGGAGCGGTGTTCGCCGACGAGGTGAGGGCCAGGATCGAGGGCGTCATGTCCGGGAAAGAGGGGGAGGAGCTCCGGGAAGCGGTGGAGAAGGTGAGGACGACGCTCAAGGCGGCCGCGGCACAAGGTGGGTCGTCGCAGCGGAGCTTTGATGAGTTCGTCGACGAGCTAACACGCCGTTGCGGCGGATGTTAA